The nucleotide window TCCTCGACTTCGTCAAGGAACTGCCTGACCCTCACGCCCGGTGCAGAACGCCGTTCGCCCGTGAAGGACAGAGGCTGCCCGTAGATCGCCTCCAGGTCGTCGCGCAGTTCACTCATCGCTTGCAGCAGGTGCTCGTCATCGTGTCGAATCAGAGCGGGGTTGCGGTGGTAGACGGCCAATTCCCGGGCCACAGCTTCCAGCCGGCGAATCCGCTGCTCGGTCAGCTCCTCGTCGTGGATGAGCAGGGGAGCTTCCGGTTCAACCAGGACTGGGCAGGTTGCCGGCTCGGTCGAGGCCGCGGTGTCATTTCCGCTACGGCGGTCGAGCACAGCACCGAGGCGGCCAAAGAGAAACGCGAATACCTGAGGCATGGCTGACGTGGCCACTGTCGCGAGCGACAGCTGATCTCCCATTGAATCCCCCGAACGGTGAACTTAGGTCACGGCAAGGCCGCAAGATCCCACAAGGCTACGAGCGTCCAGGAGGCGGAGACAAAGGCGTATTCGCGCCAAACATACAGCTGCCATATTCGGTCAGGTGAATTCATGCCCCCGGAGGCGGCACCAAATTCGCACGGGTGTTCCCGATTTGTGGCGGGAGTCAAGTGCTGAGTCACCTGAGGTTGAAACTCCCCGACGGTGGCACGTCCGGTGGGTGCAATTCGAGAATCGGAACATGGGTAACAACGGTGCAAGCGGTCCTGAATGAATGGCGCAAAGGGCGCATCGTAGCCGCCGACTTGCAGGACGCAGGTCATGGGCAAGAGAGATCGGGATCGGGTGGGTAGCCTTTTGCCCGGAGCCAGGTGTCGAGGGCCAGGGCGACGATGTCTCCGTGGGCGATGTCGGTCTCGGCGTTGTAGCGGCGGATGCGTCGATGGAGCTGGAGGACATCGGGGACGGCGTAGTTGAGTTGTCCGCGTTTCGTGTGCCGGTTGCTGATGATGTCCAGCGTGTCCGGGTGTGGCGTGAGAGCGTCGTCGGTTGGCTGGAACTCAGTGTCCAGAGCGTCGGCGATTTCACGTAGTAGGCGTGCGTGACGGGAGTGATTGGGCACGAGCGCTGCTCCGGTTGATCCTCCTAAGGGCTGTCCCGTAACTGCTGGTCACGGATGAGATGATCTTGTCGTGTCTGGTGTGATCACGGCGTCGGAGCCGTCCTGGATAGCCCCGTTCACCGGGCTGAGCCCGCGTCAGTTCGGCAAGCTAATCACCGCGCTGCGGCGCGAAAGCGCGGATCCGGTCCGCAGGGGCCGCCCGTGGAGCCTGCCTCTGGAGGACCGGGTCCTGCTGGTCGCCGCGTACTGGCGGACCAACCTGACCCTGCGCCAACTGGCGCCGTTGTTCGGGGTGTCCAAGTCCGCGGCCGACCGGATCGTCGATCACCTCGGCCCGGCGCTGGCACTGCAGCCACGTAAACGGTTCCGCCGTGACGCCGTGCTGATCGTTGACGGCACCCTCGTCCCCACTCGCGACCACACGGTCGCCGAGCAGTCGAAGAACTATCGGTACTCGACCAACCACCAGGTCGTCATCGACGCCGATACCCGGCTGGTCGTAGCAGTTGGACGGCCGTTGCCGGGCAACCGCAACGACTGCAAGGCATGGGAGTTGTCCGGCGCGAAGGACGCCGTCGGCCGCGCCACGGTGATCGCGGACGGCGGCTACCGGGGCACCGGCCTGATCATCCCGCACCGCCGCGAACCCGGCCAGACCGAACTCCCCACCTGGAAAGAGGAACACAACACCTCCCACCGCAAGGTCCGTGCCCGCGTCGAGCACGCCTTCGCCCGCATGAAGACCTGGAAGATCCTCCGCGACTGCCGACTCAAGGGCGACGGCGTCCACCACGCCATGCTCGGCATCGCCCGCCTGCACAACCTCACCCTCGCCGGCTGACGCAGAAGCAGGCAGGTCAACAAACACGTCGTAGATCATTTACGGGACAACGCTTAGGCGGATAGCTATCCGCCTATTGGGCTATTGGAATAGTCGGCAGGGAAGGTGGCCGCGCCCTGGCGTGGATGCGGCCACCTTGCGCGCTGCGGTCGTGTTCAGAAGCCGCGGGCGGTGAGCCACTCGTCCAGCGCGACCGAGACGATGTCGCCGATGGGCAGGTGATCGAGTTCGTTGTCCAGCGCGAAGCGCTTGATGCGCTTCTTCAGCTTCAGCGCCGCGGGAACCGACGAGTCGAGGCTCTCGCGCGCGATGATGCGCTGGTTGAGAAGGACGGCAACGTCGGGAACGTCCGAGGGGCGACCGGGCCCGTGCGCATACGGCGTACCCACGCTGGACGCCTCCTGCGATCGAGCGTTCTGTTCCTGGTATCCCGGGCCCTCGGTCCTCACCGGGAACGTCGTGCCGCCTGCCATCGGTGGAACTGCCGGGCGAATGGCCACCTCGGCAGCCGGGACCACAGGCGGGGCTTGCCGCTCCACCGGCTCGCCAGGGGCCCCGGCCCCCGCGTCTGGGGCGACGACGGCCGGGCGAACCGGCTGACTCGTGGCCAGCTCCGACACGAGGCCGCTCTGCGTGACCTCGGCGGTCGGCTGGGTGGAGGGCCGCGCCGCTTCGAGCGCCGTCTCGGTCCGGCCCCGTGCCGACCGCTCGATGGGAACCGTCGAAGGAGCGGGCTGAACCTGCGGCTCGCCTGCAGGGGGACGGCCGTCGCCCTGGGCGGCGGCTTCCTCGGCAGCGAACTGCTCGTGGGTGAGCTCGGCGGCCGGGGGAGGAGGCGGAGGGGTCGTCTTCCTTGCTCCGCCCAAGGCACGACCGCCGGTGCGGCGTGCGGGGGGCTTCATGCGTTCGGTCATGCTGCGGTCAGCTCCTTCATCAGCTTGGCGTACTCGCTCAGCTCGGTCGGGATCTCGCCGAAGGCCTCCATGTAGTGCACCCAGGAGTGGATGGTGGTCTCGGCGAGTGGGAACGCCTCGTCGCGGTCCGGGCCGATGCCCTCGCCCTCGGCGGGGTCGAGGAGCTTGTCCTTCGCGTTGCGAGGCAGGCTGGTGCGGTCGTCGGCCTTGACCATGACGACGTGGGCGGTGACGCCGTGCTCGTTGCGTGCGGCGGCGCGCTCGGCCTCGTCGAAGGTGGCCACGAGTTTGCGGCGCTCGATCTTGGTGGGGGCGACCGGCACGAGCAGCAGGTTCGCCTCGGTAACAGCCTCGTGGAAGATCCGGGCGCTGCCGCCGCCGGCGTCGACCACGATCGCGCCGAACTCGGCGCGCTTGACCCGGATGTACTCGGCGATGTCGTCGAACGGGTACCGCTCGACAACCAGGTTCTCGGGAATCTCGAAGCCGGCGGCCTGGGCGACCTTGAACCAGTCGTAGGCGGACTGACTGGTCGCGTCGGCGTCCAGCAGCAACGTGGGCAGGCCGAGGACGACGGCGTAGTAGAGGGCGATGAACCAGGCCGAGGTGGTCTTGCCGGTGCCGCCCTTGAGCATGCCGACGACGATCACGAACGCGTCCCAGACGTGCTCTGTGGCTGCGGCCATGGTCTTGTGACGGGTGTTCTCGTTCACGTGTGCTTGATCTCCTGAAAGGGGAAGGGGTGTTGTCTCGTGCGGTGCTGATCGGTAGGTGCGTCTGCATGCGGACAGGGGAGGTGCCCGCGCGCCGTGGCTGCAGCCGGGATGGCTTTCGGACAGGTGGCGCAGCTGAGGAATGCGGTGGGCGGAGCGATGAAGAGCTCCGTCTGGTGCGCTCATGGCCGTTCCCCCTCACGGCGAGTAGGGACGTGGTTGTGCTGGGGCCGCATACGGGTGCCTGCTTGGTGCAGGAGCCGGTAGACGGTGGCGACGGAGTAGCTGTGCTCCCTGGCGAGGTCCGGGACCGTGGCACCGGCTTCGTACCGCGCCCGCAGGGACACCGCGAGCTTCCGCCGCTCAGCGGCCCGCGCTGCGGCGCGCATCCGCAGGGTTTCCTGCGTAGCGCGCACGCTGCCGCCGGCCTCGATCAGCAGGCGCCGGGCACCGCGCCTCGTCTCTCCCGCGGCTGCGGCGAGTTCGGTGAGCGTTGCGCCGCGCTGCTCGTACAGGGTGCGCAGGTGAGCCGCGAGACGCTGGCGCGCTTGCGGATCCTGGCGCATTCGGCGGGTCTGCCACGACGTGCGCATCTCGGTCCCGGCGTCGTGTAGCCGGTTGAGGACCGTGCCGTAGGACAGGCCGCTGGCGGTGACCAGTTCGTCGACCGTGGCACCGGACTCGTACTGCTTGCGCAGGCTTTCAGGTGTCACCGCCTCGCTCGCGTCGGAGGTGACCGGGGGACGTGGGTTCATGCGACGGACTCCCATTCGCTGAGGGCTTCGGCATGGGCAGCGGCCAGCTCGTCGTAACTGCGCTGGTCGGCGGGCGTGATGAGGATCAGGCGGCCGTCGGTGGCGACCCGCCAGTCGGCGGCCGAATGTCCCGTGACCGGGTCGAGGACGCGCCCGTCGGGGGCGTGCCACGTGGGCGGGATCTCGTCGGGGCGCGGCACTGGTACCAGGACCTGACGGCCGTCGCGGACGATCACGAGAGCCCTGCTTCGGTGCTCCGAAAGCCGGTCCAGTGCCTCCTGGTAGGCCGCACGCTCCGCCGCGTGCAGTGCCTTGCGCCGGGCCGCGATGCCGCTGGTGCCGTGGTGCTCGGCGACCTTGTCCCAGCCCTGTGCCGGCGCTGCAGTGTGGCCGTTGTCGGCGTCCGGGAGGTGGATACCGAAGCCCTCCAGCGCGCGTGGCGCGAGGGTCCAGGTCTCCCCGGTGTGCTGGACGAGGCCGTGGTCGGCCAGGCGCTTCAGGGTCCGGTAGGTGGTGGCGCGGGAGACCGAGGACGTACCGACGAGCTCGGCAACGGTCTGGTCCGGGCGCAGGTGCAGGGCGCTGATGATCACGAGGGCGGCGCTGCCGAGGGCGTGGTGGGTGAAGGCGTCGTGGCCCATGAGTTGG belongs to Streptomyces graminofaciens and includes:
- a CDS encoding helix-turn-helix domain-containing protein, giving the protein MNPRPPVTSDASEAVTPESLRKQYESGATVDELVTASGLSYGTVLNRLHDAGTEMRTSWQTRRMRQDPQARQRLAAHLRTLYEQRGATLTELAAAAGETRRGARRLLIEAGGSVRATQETLRMRAAARAAERRKLAVSLRARYEAGATVPDLAREHSYSVATVYRLLHQAGTRMRPQHNHVPTRREGERP
- a CDS encoding ParA family protein, translated to MNENTRHKTMAAATEHVWDAFVIVVGMLKGGTGKTTSAWFIALYYAVVLGLPTLLLDADATSQSAYDWFKVAQAAGFEIPENLVVERYPFDDIAEYIRVKRAEFGAIVVDAGGGSARIFHEAVTEANLLLVPVAPTKIERRKLVATFDEAERAAARNEHGVTAHVVMVKADDRTSLPRNAKDKLLDPAEGEGIGPDRDEAFPLAETTIHSWVHYMEAFGEIPTELSEYAKLMKELTAA
- a CDS encoding transposase: MSGVITASEPSWIAPFTGLSPRQFGKLITALRRESADPVRRGRPWSLPLEDRVLLVAAYWRTNLTLRQLAPLFGVSKSAADRIVDHLGPALALQPRKRFRRDAVLIVDGTLVPTRDHTVAEQSKNYRYSTNHQVVIDADTRLVVAVGRPLPGNRNDCKAWELSGAKDAVGRATVIADGGYRGTGLIIPHRREPGQTELPTWKEEHNTSHRKVRARVEHAFARMKTWKILRDCRLKGDGVHHAMLGIARLHNLTLAG